The genomic stretch ACCATTAACGATCCGTTAGAAGACTTATCGTATCACGTGGAGCTGCAGCAAAATGATGAGTTTCCAGTAAAGGTATTGCCAACCTTTCGACCGGACGCCATTCTTCACATACAGAGTCAGAACTTTTCTTCTTATATCCAGTCGTTTCTGAACGTATCGTCTGATGAAGTGACGGTGGAGTCTTTAATAGCGAACATTGATGCGTACGTAGACAAATTTCACGAAGCGGGCTGCCGCTTAGCTGACCACGGACTAACGACGTTTACGTACGTAGATGCAAAGCCGGATGAAGTGAATGAAATCATAAAGAAAAGGCTAGAGGGAGCAGCGCTTTCTTTAGAAGAAGAACATAAGTATGTATCGCTTATCATGCAGCACCTAAGTGGAATGTACGCTCGTAAGGATTGGGCGATGCAGCTTCACCTGGGGCCAATTCGAAATAATAATACGCTAGCGTTTAAAACAAGCGGTCCTGACGCAGGCTATGATTCTATTTCCAACCAGCAGTTTGCCGAAGAGCTGAACAAATTTTTCGACGCGCTGAACGTAAAGGGAGAATTACCAAGAACCATTGTCTTTCCGTTAAACCCTACTGAACAAGAAGCGATTGCTTCAACGCTTGGCAACTTCCAGCAAGCCGGAATTAAAGGGAAAATGCAGCTCGGTACCGCTTGGTGGTTTAACGATCACAAAGAAGGCATGCTGCGTCAAATGAACGTGTTAGCCAACTACGGCGTAATCAGTACGTTTATCGGCATGCTGACGGACTCGAGAAGCTTCTTATCTTACGCACGACACGAGTATTTCCGCCGGATTTTATGCGACTTATTTGGTCAGTGGATGGAAGAGGGAGAAATTCCAGACGACGTAAACGAAGTCGGTGGAATCATTGAAGATATTTGCTATAACAACGCAGCGAACTACTTTACCATTAGCAATACAAAACTGAAGGTGGGAGTGTAAGCATAATGAAAATGTCATTTAGATGGTACGGAACAAGCGATACGATTCCATTAACATATATTAAGCAGATTCCAAGTATGAGAGGAATTGTTTCCGCTATTTATGATATACCGGTCGGTGAAGTGTGGCCTGAAAGTAGAATTCAAACGTTAAAAAAAGACATTGAAGACGCAGGTCTTGAGCTAACGGTTATTGAAAGCGTGCCTGTTCATGAAGATATCAAACTAGGCTTGCCAACGCGTGATCAATATATTGCTAGTTTCCAGCAAACGCTGAAAAACCTAAGTGCAAGCGGCATTACGACGGTGTGCTATAACTTCATGCCGGTTTTCGACTGGACGAGGTCGTCACTGGAGCACCGTTTAGAAGATGATTCCACGTGCCTTAGCTATGATAACAGCGTCATTGAGCTAATGGATCCAGTGAAAGGAAATCTATCGCTGCCGGGTTGGGATACAAGCTATGAGAAAGAAGAGCTGGCTCAGCTTTTTGAACAATATCGCTCAGTAGGAACAGAAGAACTTTGGGATAACCTTTCCTACTTTTTAGAACAGGTCATCCCTGTTGCTGAACAGGTAGGCATTAACCTGGCTATGCATCCGGATGATCCACCTTGGTCCATCTTTGGACTGCCGCGCATCATCACAAATGAACAAAATATCGAGCGCCTTCTTTCTTTATATGAAAGTCCAAACCACGGACTGTGTTTTTGCACAGGCTCTTTAGGAGCGCTTGAAACCAATAATTTACCACAGATGGTTCGGAAATTTGGCTCACAGGGGAGAATTCACTTTGTTCATGCGAGAAACGTGAAGCGAACAGGTGAAAAGTCATTTAATGAAACGGCTCATCCTTCTGAGTACGGTTCTGTGGATATGTACGAAGTGTTAAAAGCGCTTCATGACGTTTCGTATAACGGTCCAATTCGTCCGGATCACGGGCGTATGATTTGGGGAGAAACAGGTAAGCCTGGCTACGGCTTGTTTGACCGTGCGTTAGGTGCAACGTACTTAACGGGACTGTGGGAAGCTATTCAAAAAGACCAGCAAAGCGTAAACGGAGGGAAAACACATGACGTCGCTGCCGTTAGAAAATAAAGTCGCTGTTGTAACCGGTGGAGCGGGCGTGTTAGGCGCTGCTTTCAGCGCAGCTCTAGCTAAAGCGGGTGCCAAAGTGGCCATCTTAAACCGAACGTTAGAAAAAGCAGAAGCACTAGCGAATCAGCTCAATCAAGAGGGAGGTCAAGCGCTTGCTGTCAGCGCAGACGTTACGAATGAAGCATCCCTAAAAGCAGCAAAGGAAATCATCAATCGCCACTGGGGTGAAATTGACCTCTTGGTAAACGGAGCAGGAGGGAATCATCCTAAGGCAACAACAACTCAAGAATATTTCAGCTGTGACGCTGAACTGAGTGATAACACGGTTACTTTCTTCAATCTTGAGCCGGATGACGTCCGCTTTGTGATGGACTTGAACTTCATGGGCACGCTTCTTCCTACGCAGGTGTTTGCTGCGGATATGATTCAAAAAGAAGCGGGAACCATCATTAATATCTCGTCTATGAACGGCTTTACGCCCCTTACGAAAATTCCGGCATACAGCGGTTCAAAAGCAGCCATTAACAACCTCACACAGTGGTTGGCGGTGCACTTTGCGACTTCCAATATACGAGTAAACGCCATTGCACCAGGATTCTTTTTAACGGCTCAAAATGAAAAGCTGTTATTAAAAGAAGACGGTACGCCAACGGACCGAGCAAAAAAAATCGTTGACCATACGCCAATGGGCCGCTTTGGAGACAAAGAAGACCTGGTCGGCACGCTCCTATACTTAGCAGACGACAGCATGTCTCGCTTCGTAACGGGTGCTGTTATTCCGGTTGACGGTGGATTTTCAGCGTATTCTGGTGTTTGATTTGAAGCTTTTATCATAGAAATAGCCGAGCGCTGCGTGCGCATCGGCTATTTTTGATTTCATCGCTAAAAACCACGTATCATCACCATTTCTGTAGAATAATATCACTATTTCCCAGGAAAGTTCGAATCGTGTCTAATCTTCACCATCAAATTAGCTCAGTGTTCTTCATCTCTTACTTTCGGTAAAGTAAACGTACCGGCGGAATACAAGAAAAAGCGCGCTTTTCAAAAGGACAAATCCATGAAATCTCTATCGTTTGAACAAGTCGCAGAATCGTTTCATCCTCTCATTGTCTCGATGATTCAAAAGCACCATATCTACAAAGAACAAGAAGAATACTATCAGCTCGCCTTAATTAACCTGTGGAAAGCCTACCAAAAGTTTGATGAAAGCAAAGGCTCGTTTTCAGCCTATGCCTATAGCACCGTGCGCGGCACCATTTTAATGGAGCTAAAAGCAAGCGTAAAACGAGACGAGCGAGAAGCACTAACGGAAGACACGCTGTTGGTGACGCACCCAGACGATTCGCTTCCCGTGGCCTTGCAGTCGTCTATTATTCATGACATGATCGAGCACCTCACGCCAAGAGAAAAGATTTATATCCTGGAATATCTATTAGGAGGTTACTCCTATAGGGAGCTTGCTGATAAGTACGGCGTCTCAACAGGAGCGGTGAAAAACTGGGGCAAGACCGCTCGGAAAAAGCTCAAAGAAACACTTTCACATTCATAGAACTAAGAAGCAGAAGGATATCACCTTCTGCTTTTTAAGAAGTAAACTAAAAATTTTGAATTATAGGTAAAAACTACTAGAAATTCAAAACTCTTTTTTGTAAAATAGTAATAAAGGGGTTGATAAAATGGAAGCAAATGAAAACTACGTTATAAACGTTGATACAAAAGCATTGAAGCCAGTTCAACACTTTCAGTACCAAACAAAAATTTTGGATGCAAAAGGAGAGTATTATTCCACAAAAACATGTAAAGAGCTACTCATGGAGTCTTGCATCGAGAACCTCACAACCTTTGATGGCGCACTGACAGCCGTCAGAAAACGATTTGGCTTCACGAAAGAACCTCCGCTTGTCATTGATAAAGTCAATGAACTCATTGTCATTCCTACCAAGTCTCCAACATCACATCGCTGCAGCTGGTATTTTTTATCCCATATTGACGTTACGCAGACGCTATCTTCTTCAAAAGAAACTTCGCAGGCCCAGACTATCTACTTCCACGACCAAACGCATCTTCCAACGTCACTTTCCCGGCATAGCTTAAAAGAGAAGTTAAGTAAGGCTTTAACGGTGCAGCATGATATTCGGAAGTAGCCTACATATTAGACTGTAGAGTTACCATGTCTAAGGGTAAGTAGTATAGAAATTCTGATGTTCAAAATGATAGAACTTTAATTTCATTAGGAAAAGCAGTTTTCATCCTATTTATATGGTACTTGTTTAAAAGAGTTTGATAGTATATCAAGCTCTTTTTATATCTTTATCCCAGAACAAATACATATTATTGAACTTATTTACTGTAAAAGAACTAGTTATTTTGCCCTTCTAGTTGTATAATACGACAGTAGCATTTTTTGGTAAAAGAAGTGTGGAAAGGGTTAGATTTTCTCGTTAAATTAACTAGATTAATTGATAAATAGCATTCTCATCTGTAAAACTGTTATTTTTAGCCGATAAAGTTTGTAGACGATATTCGTTATTTCAGTTAATTTATAAAACATCTTAGGAAGGTGAAAACAAAAGGATGAAATGCATTTTTAAAACACTCCTAGCAATTAGCTTTATTTTTGCTTGGGGAACATTTGAACATGAAGCAAAAGCTCAAGGTATTGAACCGACAATCTCTGTTAAATTAGTGAACTATCTTGGAGACAAATCGTCTATTACCATTCAGCCTTCTAAAACATATAAAATTGAAGGTAGTAACGTAGAATTAGAAAGTGGTAAGACTTACAGTGTAAAAGTAGAAAGCACTGGCGTAAGAATATATGAAGAAGATCAGCGAATAGCTAGTGCGGATTCATTTAAAGTAACTCCATCTACCTATAGCGCAACTCTATCAATTAATGGCAGAAAATATTTAGGTGATATGCGCTTTATAAATGAAGGTAATAAGTATATACGTCCAATTAATACGCTACCTCTGGAAGACTATCTAAAAGGTGTAGTTCCGAAGGAGGCATACGCGGATTGGCATATGGACGCGTT from Bacillus sp. 1780r2a1 encodes the following:
- a CDS encoding SDR family oxidoreductase produces the protein MTSLPLENKVAVVTGGAGVLGAAFSAALAKAGAKVAILNRTLEKAEALANQLNQEGGQALAVSADVTNEASLKAAKEIINRHWGEIDLLVNGAGGNHPKATTTQEYFSCDAELSDNTVTFFNLEPDDVRFVMDLNFMGTLLPTQVFAADMIQKEAGTIINISSMNGFTPLTKIPAYSGSKAAINNLTQWLAVHFATSNIRVNAIAPGFFLTAQNEKLLLKEDGTPTDRAKKIVDHTPMGRFGDKEDLVGTLLYLADDSMSRFVTGAVIPVDGGFSAYSGV
- the uxaC gene encoding glucuronate isomerase — its product is MGFLKEDFMLRTPAAFKLYEQFAKNMPIYDYHCHLSAKEIAENRRFTSATEAWLEGDHYKWRAMRTLGIEEYYITGEASAKEKFIAWIKAVPLLIGNPLYHWTHLELARYFDYHEVVKEKDAEKIWNHCEEIVRSTEFTTQSLIKQSNVSVICTINDPLEDLSYHVELQQNDEFPVKVLPTFRPDAILHIQSQNFSSYIQSFLNVSSDEVTVESLIANIDAYVDKFHEAGCRLADHGLTTFTYVDAKPDEVNEIIKKRLEGAALSLEEEHKYVSLIMQHLSGMYARKDWAMQLHLGPIRNNNTLAFKTSGPDAGYDSISNQQFAEELNKFFDALNVKGELPRTIVFPLNPTEQEAIASTLGNFQQAGIKGKMQLGTAWWFNDHKEGMLRQMNVLANYGVISTFIGMLTDSRSFLSYARHEYFRRILCDLFGQWMEEGEIPDDVNEVGGIIEDICYNNAANYFTISNTKLKVGV
- a CDS encoding sigma-70 family RNA polymerase sigma factor; this translates as MKSLSFEQVAESFHPLIVSMIQKHHIYKEQEEYYQLALINLWKAYQKFDESKGSFSAYAYSTVRGTILMELKASVKRDEREALTEDTLLVTHPDDSLPVALQSSIIHDMIEHLTPREKIYILEYLLGGYSYRELADKYGVSTGAVKNWGKTARKKLKETLSHS
- a CDS encoding competence protein ComK; the protein is MEANENYVINVDTKALKPVQHFQYQTKILDAKGEYYSTKTCKELLMESCIENLTTFDGALTAVRKRFGFTKEPPLVIDKVNELIVIPTKSPTSHRCSWYFLSHIDVTQTLSSSKETSQAQTIYFHDQTHLPTSLSRHSLKEKLSKALTVQHDIRK
- the uxuA gene encoding mannonate dehydratase, which translates into the protein MKMSFRWYGTSDTIPLTYIKQIPSMRGIVSAIYDIPVGEVWPESRIQTLKKDIEDAGLELTVIESVPVHEDIKLGLPTRDQYIASFQQTLKNLSASGITTVCYNFMPVFDWTRSSLEHRLEDDSTCLSYDNSVIELMDPVKGNLSLPGWDTSYEKEELAQLFEQYRSVGTEELWDNLSYFLEQVIPVAEQVGINLAMHPDDPPWSIFGLPRIITNEQNIERLLSLYESPNHGLCFCTGSLGALETNNLPQMVRKFGSQGRIHFVHARNVKRTGEKSFNETAHPSEYGSVDMYEVLKALHDVSYNGPIRPDHGRMIWGETGKPGYGLFDRALGATYLTGLWEAIQKDQQSVNGGKTHDVAAVRK